The genomic interval TTCACCATGCCTAAAGTTCTTGTTTCAGACCCGATTGACCAGGTCGGGGTCGATATTTTGTCCCAGGTCGCCCAGGTGGACGTGAAAACAGACTTGTCTCCTGAAGATCTGATCCGCATCATTCCAGATTACGACGCCCTCATGATTCGCTCTGGAACCCGTGTCACAAAAGACGTAATCGAGGCTGGAAATAACCTGAAGATTATTGGTCGGGCTGGGGTGGGGGTTGACAATGTGGATGTGTTGGCAGCGACCCGCAAGGGAATCGTGGTTGTTAACTCTCCGGAGGGGAATACGATCGCGGCGGCTGAGCATACCCTGGCACTGATGCTGGCAATGTCCCGCTACGTTTCGGAAGCAAACCAATCGGTTAAAAGTGGTAAGTGGGATCGCAAGAGTTTTACGGGGGTCGAGGTTTATAAAAAAACCCTGGGTGTGGTTGGTTTGGGCAAAATTGGTGCCCATGTTGCCAGTGTAGCGCGGGCAATGGGCATGAAACTGCTTGCCTATGATCCCTTTATCTCCCATGAACGGGCGGAACAGTTGGGCTGTCGTTTGGTTGATTTAGATTTGCTGTTTCAGGAGTCAGACTACATCACGCTACACATTCCCAAGACCGCAGAGACGACCCATTTAATCAATGCGGCAGCGATCGCCAAAATGAAACCCACCGCCCGCATTATTAACTGCGCCAGAGGTGGGATCATCGATGAGTCAGCCTTAGCCGACGCCATCAAGTCTGGGAAGATTGCTGGCGCTGCGCTGGATGTATACGAGCAGGAACCTTTGAAAGAGTCTGCCCTGCGGGAACTGGGCAAGGAAATGGTGATGACGCCCCATTTGGGTGCTTCAACCGAAGAAGCTCAGGTGAATGTGGCGATCGACGTAGCGGAGCAAATTCGGGATGTATTGCTGGGCTTGCCTGCCCGATCTGCGGTCAACATTCCCGGTCTGCGCCCCGACCTGCTGGAACAACTGCGTCCCTATCTGCAACTGGCGGAGACCTTGGGAAATCTGGTGGCGCAACTGGCAGGCGGACGGATCGAATCGCTCAACATTCGGCTTCAGGGGGAGCTGGCAACAAATCAAAGCCAGCCGATCGTGGTTGCTGCCCTCAAAGGATTGCTCTCCCATGCCCTGCAAGAGCGGGTCAACTACGTCAACGCCAGCCTGGAGGCGAAAGAAAGGGGAATTCATGTGATTGAAACCCGGGATGCCTCTATCCGGGACTACACGGGATCGCTGCATTTATCTGCAAAAGGCTCCCTTGGCGAGCATTCTGTCAGTGGAGCGTTGTTGGGTGATTCGGAAATGCGGATTACCAGCGTGGATGATTTCCCGGTCAATGTTCCACCAAACCGCTATATGCTGTTTACGTTGCACCGGGATATGCCGGGGATCATTGGTAAAATCGGTTCATTTCTGGGCAGTTTCAACGTCAACATTGCCAGTATGCAGGTAGGGCGTAAGATTGTCAGAGGAGATGCCGTTATGGTACTCAGCATTGACGATCCCCTGCCGGAAGGAGTTCTGAGTGAAATTCTGAAGGTTCCAGGGATTCGAGATGCATATACGGTAACGTTGTAAAGAGTTTTGGGTTTTGAGTTTTGAGTTTTGAGTTTTTTTAAGCGTCAGTCGTCAGTCAACAGTGAACAGTTTCCAGTCAACAGTGAACAGTGAACAGTGAACAGTGAACAGTCTCTAGTGACAACTGACAACTGATAACTGACAACTGATAACTGATAACTGATCGGTACAACTCATAACTTAAAACTTAAAACTTAAAACTCCTAACTCAAATGGCAAACAGTTGGTGGGAAATTCGGATTCTGTGTGACTCAGCCCTGGAAGATATGCTCTTCTGGCGGCTGGAGAAGTTTGGCTGCCGGGGAACTTCCAGTGAAACGAAGGGAAATTCCTGTTTAATCCGTGCCTATTTGCCTCAGTTCCAGGCCCACCTGCTCGATCTGGCAGCTCTTTCCCTGCTGATTCGTCAGGATGCGCTCTGCGTTGGGCAGGCGATCCCGGTTGTGCAGTGGGATCTGATTGATGAGGAAGACTGGGCAAGCACCTGGAAGCAACACTGGCAACCCCAGGAAATTGGCGATCGCTTCCTCATCTATCCCGCCTGGTTGCCTCCCGCCGAACCCTCCGATCGCCTGCTGCTGTTGCTGGAACCTGGAGTTGCCTTTGGCACCGGGGATCACGCAACGACCCAGCTTTGCCTGGAAGCGCTGGAAATGCGGTTAGGTGCTCTCCCTGGGATGGCAAAGAAGGAAGATGAAGCAAGGGCGATCGTTGCAGATATTGGTTGCGGTTCCGGTATTTTGTCTGTGGCAGCAATATTGCTGGGGGCAGCAAAAGTCTACGCGGTTGATACCGACCCCATCGCAGTGAAATCGACGTTAGAGAATCGGGAACTGGACAAAATTGAGGAACAGAAAATTATTGCTGCCCAGGGAAGTGTAGAGCGGGTCGCCCAACTGGTTGAAGACCCGGTGGATGGAATTGTCTGTAATATTCTGGCGGAAGTGATTGTGGAACTGGTGCCGCAAATGACCGCGATCGTTAAACCTTCCACCTGGGGCATCTTCAGCGGCATTTTGCTGAGTCAGGCAAAACCTGTTGCCGACACGTTGGAGGAGAATGGCTGGATTGTTGCCGCTCTCTGGAAACGGCAGGATTGGTGTTGCATGAATGTGCGGCGATCGTGAAGGGAATTAAGAATTAAGAATTAAGAATGGTGTTTTGAGGAGTCCTATGAAATCCAGTTAATGCGTGTAACTGTTGCTTGGCAATTAATGCTTGTCAGCTTTTTCCAATTTGACAGTAAGATTTGAAGGCAAATTTGGGTGGAAATGCTTTGTCAGATATTATTGCTGTCATTCGCAATGAGCAGGGCGTCGGAATGTCTTCAATCGACGGAGAACTGAGCGTTGTTCTGCTGGCTATGGGTGGAGTAGTAATTGACCAGCAACCTGTGATGATGCGATCAGGGATTGCGATTTTTGGAAATTTGCCCTCAGGTTCTTATACGGTTTTGGCAAGACATACGTCTCTTGATCCGACAGAGGCGCGACAGGATGTTGTACTACAGAGCAATGTGATGCTTGGGGTAAAATTTATTTACACTGAGTCTGAGCGACAGTTGCTCAGGATTGAGTTACAGGAGGAACGTCTAGATGCCTGAAACGAAACGCTATGCCATCGATCCTGACTCTTTAGAGGGATGTCGCGTCCGGGTGTCGTTCCATTTCAGAGAGTTACAACGGGAGACGAATCCGATCGTTCGAGCAAATATTGCTCAATATCTGGCAGAAGCAACTGCCGACCTGGCTCTGCTGGAGGCTGAGGAAGCACGCAAGATTGCGATGTAGCACTTTAAGCTTGTTGTCCCACAAACTTGAACCTTTAGAGTCAATTAATCGCCTTCCTGCTCCACTGAGTTGTGATCTGGCTGACTAATTCCTACCGCCTCTAGCTTTTGGCGAATTGCGGCTTGAATTTTTTCGTCAAAATCTGGATCGCCTGGACTGGCAATGATTGTCCTTGGTCGCTGATTCAGCCTATCCAAATAAGCTTCAAGCGCAGCTTTGTCCGGGCGATTTTGCAGAAAGTACTGCCTTAGCTCCAAATCAGACATCGCATCGTAGTTAACCTGGCTCATCAAAAGACCTCCCCATTTGGCAAGATTTGGACAAGCCCTTCACGGTTGCCAGCGATAATGACTTGTTTTGGTTATCAACTTATGCCGGGAAAATTCGAGAAACCGGGGTTCTGCGAAATGTTGAGGCTGAGCGTTGAAGGCTAAAAAGAACCCCGGTTTCTGGCTTACGTGTCCCGCTTAATGGTGTTATTCGACATTTTGAGTCTGATTATCAAAAGAATAAACCCGTTTCTACAGGAACTACAGCTAATTTAATATTAGTGAGATACGGGAAATGGCGAACGGTAATGAGTGATGACAACACGGGCAAAACTGGCTTGGGCGCGTTTCTGACCCGCTTTAGCGCTCCCATTGCAGCAATCCTTGCCTTCATTACCAGCGTTCATGGCTTTACCAAGCTGTTTGCCGAAAAAGATGCGGGACTGATCACGCTGATTTCCCTCGCTGTTGGAATTCTGTTGTTCTGGGGGATTTGTTTCTACTACGCCCGTCTCTGGAAACCAGAGGAACAGGATAAAGGAGCTTCAGCTTTTGCCCCTGCTTCAACGGATAAACAGGTGAAAGCCCAGGCAACCAAGGAAAAGCGGCGCAGGGTGATTCGCCGTTCCGCGATCGCCGGCTTAGTTCTGATTCCTGTCCTGACCGTTGCTGGAATTTTCGGCTGGTACCACGTCCAAAATCTGCCCACCAAGGATGTGGTCATCCTGATTGCAGAGTTTGACGGGCCTGACCCGCAAAATTACCGCGTTACCAGCACCATTTATGGAAATCTGCGGGAGGCAACGAAACCCTACCCGGATGTGAAGGTAAAACTGCTGGGTAAGGCAATTAAGGAGCAGGAGGAAAGTAATTCAGTTCGCGAGGAGGGAAAAAAACAAAAGGCAACCATTATGATTTGGGGTTGGTACGGCAAGACAAAAGACATTGTGCCTATCAGCGCTAACTTTGAACTGCTGAAACCCCCAGAGCATTTTTCAGATTATTTGCCCGAATTGGGATCGGAAGCGAGAGGAAAGGTACGGACAGCAGCGATCGCAGAATTAGAAAGCTTCCAGCTACAAACTCGTCTTTCTAATGAGATGGCATATTTGACTTTAGTAACGTTAGGCGTATCACACTATGCGGCAGCAGAATGGGATGACGCTATCACATCTTTTACCAATGCCCTAAGGCAAGTCAGAAATCCTGTATCTGCTCTAAATCAGGATGCTGTTTATTACAATCGGGGTAATGTTTATTACGCTAACTCAGATCTTGCACCAGTCTCAATAAGGGTTGCCAAAAGAGACAAAATCTGAAAGAAAGGGCGTAGTAAAAAAAATCAGAAGACGGTCATGGAAACCATTCTTCAACACGCCCAAGCATTAGTGTATAGCCTTCTCTGCTTGATGCCCAGTGCCGATCAAAAAGCTAGTCTCAAGGCTCTATTGGGGCTGTTTCTAGACGCTCAAGGTCATGCTTTACCCGCCCATACCTGTGTCAAATCCCCCAGTGCGTTAAGTCGTTTTCTC from Kovacikia minuta CCNUW1 carries:
- a CDS encoding tetratricopeptide repeat protein, translated to MSDDNTGKTGLGAFLTRFSAPIAAILAFITSVHGFTKLFAEKDAGLITLISLAVGILLFWGICFYYARLWKPEEQDKGASAFAPASTDKQVKAQATKEKRRRVIRRSAIAGLVLIPVLTVAGIFGWYHVQNLPTKDVVILIAEFDGPDPQNYRVTSTIYGNLREATKPYPDVKVKLLGKAIKEQEESNSVREEGKKQKATIMIWGWYGKTKDIVPISANFELLKPPEHFSDYLPELGSEARGKVRTAAIAELESFQLQTRLSNEMAYLTLVTLGVSHYAAAEWDDAITSFTNALRQVRNPVSALNQDAVYYNRGNVYYANSDLAPVSIRVAKRDKI
- the serA gene encoding phosphoglycerate dehydrogenase, with protein sequence MPKVLVSDPIDQVGVDILSQVAQVDVKTDLSPEDLIRIIPDYDALMIRSGTRVTKDVIEAGNNLKIIGRAGVGVDNVDVLAATRKGIVVVNSPEGNTIAAAEHTLALMLAMSRYVSEANQSVKSGKWDRKSFTGVEVYKKTLGVVGLGKIGAHVASVARAMGMKLLAYDPFISHERAEQLGCRLVDLDLLFQESDYITLHIPKTAETTHLINAAAIAKMKPTARIINCARGGIIDESALADAIKSGKIAGAALDVYEQEPLKESALRELGKEMVMTPHLGASTEEAQVNVAIDVAEQIRDVLLGLPARSAVNIPGLRPDLLEQLRPYLQLAETLGNLVAQLAGGRIESLNIRLQGELATNQSQPIVVAALKGLLSHALQERVNYVNASLEAKERGIHVIETRDASIRDYTGSLHLSAKGSLGEHSVSGALLGDSEMRITSVDDFPVNVPPNRYMLFTLHRDMPGIIGKIGSFLGSFNVNIASMQVGRKIVRGDAVMVLSIDDPLPEGVLSEILKVPGIRDAYTVTL
- a CDS encoding DUF6887 family protein; this translates as MSQVNYDAMSDLELRQYFLQNRPDKAALEAYLDRLNQRPRTIIASPGDPDFDEKIQAAIRQKLEAVGISQPDHNSVEQEGD
- the prmA gene encoding 50S ribosomal protein L11 methyltransferase, producing MANSWWEIRILCDSALEDMLFWRLEKFGCRGTSSETKGNSCLIRAYLPQFQAHLLDLAALSLLIRQDALCVGQAIPVVQWDLIDEEDWASTWKQHWQPQEIGDRFLIYPAWLPPAEPSDRLLLLLEPGVAFGTGDHATTQLCLEALEMRLGALPGMAKKEDEARAIVADIGCGSGILSVAAILLGAAKVYAVDTDPIAVKSTLENRELDKIEEQKIIAAQGSVERVAQLVEDPVDGIVCNILAEVIVELVPQMTAIVKPSTWGIFSGILLSQAKPVADTLEENGWIVAALWKRQDWCCMNVRRS